One genomic region from Gossypium hirsutum isolate 1008001.06 chromosome D13, Gossypium_hirsutum_v2.1, whole genome shotgun sequence encodes:
- the LOC107936014 gene encoding protein NETWORKED 4A: MPKKKITKKWLSAEMDRRVKQMLNLIDQDADSFAKKAEMYYQKRPELVAHVEEFYRLYRTLVERNDYLKGELRRNVLLDVQSQGSGVSDNGFELPPTCPSPEQRLTRRRSGARAAGFEFFLGSSWSDMYQRGDDESSYVTDSEPESDDGSVNNYMVSSTTNLGDQGAGRKTIELEIELRETKEKLQILEDESELLARIRKYEEELKIVNRKLRLSEEKNNWLTIELQKYKQMETSESDSSEEDSVKTDTSMVQNKVDKETLHDDGKILPLEDEFNLTKEMPQDPEAEIACLKLENKQAFEKIQSLQGQLDMAQSEIRTSNTKLSILKKEVCKLQGRMAMLKDGLVSRDNEIRELKIVVSDAEMKIFNEKAQIGAKVSKLLEERSFLEEQLRDGESHARSLEEEIRNVLTEKRELEERLHDEIEALKTEIAKRGDSIKILNENLETLKSERDELKMKIDLLEEEVGYKGDQIVEMDKQLHRLRVEHGELIASAEGANKLVEEMQGKAKELEDEIERQSRAIEEAAEEKREAIRQLCFSLEHYRDGYYKLKQAFTGNKRVPILAT; this comes from the coding sequence ATGCCGAAGaagaaaataaccaaaaaatgGCTATCTGCAGAAATGGATCGAAGAGTCAAACAGATGTTGAATCTGATTGACCAAGATGCGGATTCCTTTGCCAAAAAGGCCGAGATGTATTATCAGAAACGGCCGGAACTTGTGGCTCATGTTGAGGAGTTCTACCGTTTATATCGAACCTTGGTGGAGCGTAATGATTATCTTAAAGGAGAATTGAGGAGGAATGTTCTGTTGGACGTTCAATCTCAAGGTTCAGGTGTCTCAGATAATGGCTTTGAATTGCCGCCTACTTGTCCCTCTCCTGAACAAAGGTTGACTCGTAGGAGGTCGGGTGCACGAGCTGCCGGTTTTGAATTCTTCCTTGGTTCTAGTTGGAGCGATATGTACCAGAGAGGAGATGACGAGTCGTCTTATGTAACAGATTCCGAACCGGAGTCTGATGATGGATCGGTTAATAATTACATGGTTTCATCAACGACGAATTTAGGCGATCAAGGGGCGGGTCGGAAGACAATTGAATTGGAGATTGAGCTCCGCGAAACGAAAGAGAAGCTACAAATACTTGAGGATGAATCGGAACTTCTTGCTCGGATTAGAAAGTATGAGGAAGAATTGAAGATTGTTAATAGAAAACTACGACTTTCCGAAGAAAAAAACAATTGGTTGACAATTGAGCTACAGAAATATAAACAGATGGAAACATCGGAATCGGATTCATCCGAAGAAGATAGTGTTAAAACTGACACATCAATGGTTCAAAACAAGGTGGATAAAGAAACCCTGCATGATGATGGCAAGATCCTGCCCTTGGAGGATGAGTTCAATTTGACTAAAGAAATGCCTCAGGATCCCGAAGCGGAAATCGCGTGTTTGAAACTCGAGAATAAACAGGCGTTTGAAAAGATTCAAAGCTTGCAGGGTCAGCTCGATATGGCTCAAAGCGAGATAAGGACATCGAATACGAAACTGAGTATACTGAAAAAAGAGGTTTGCAAGCTGCAGGGGAGAATGGCTATGTTAAAGGATGGTCTAGTGAGCCGGGATAATGAGATTAGGGAATTAAAGATAGTCGTATCCGATGCCGAGATGAAGATTTTTAACGAAAAAGCGCAGATCGGAGCTAAGGTATCGAAATTGTTGGAGGAACGAAGTTTTTTAGAAGAACAACTTAGGGATGGGGAGTCGCATGCTCGGTCTTTGGAGGAAGAGATTAGAAATGTTCTTACTGAAAAACGAGAATTGGAGGAGAGGCTGCACGATGAAATCGAGGCGTTGAAAACAGAGATTGCTAAGAGAGGTGATTCCATTAAAATTCTAAATGAAAACCTCGAGACCTTGAAATCCGAGAGAGATGAGCTCAAGATGAAAATCGATTTACTTGAAGAAGAAGTTGGTTATAAAGGTGATCAAATTGTTGAAATGGATAAGCAACTGCACCGATTACGTGTGGAACACGGGGAATTAATCGCTAGTGCTGAAGGAGCAAACAAATTGGTGGAGGAAATGCAAGGAAAAGCGAAGGAACTAGAGGATGAAATCGAGAGGCAAAGTAGAGCAATAGAGGAAGCAGCGGAAGAGAAAAGAGAAGCTATACGACAACTCTGCTTCTCTCTCGAACATTATAGAGATGGGTATTATAAGCTTAAGCAAGCATTTACGGGGAACAAGCGAGTCCCTATTTTGGCAACATGA